GTCAACTGAAAGTGAACCCTCACCAGAAAGTTCTATTGTAGAACCAGAAAAACCTAGTGGAGACATTTCTTCAATCGATACAAATAATAACGGAATGGTAACAATCAAAGAAGCCAAAGATGCTGGGTTCTCCATGCCCATTACAAAAGACCATTGGTTATACATCTATATGCGTGATAACGATGGTGATGGTATGGTTGGAGAATAAAAAAAATTTTTTTTACTTATATTTCATTTAACAAGAATCAAAAAGATACCTATCGCAATTTTTTTTGCGGTAAGTATCTTTTTGATTTATTTATTATTTAATTAAGAATAGAGAGCGCACCTAAAACTAAATACTTTTTAAAGTTAATATATTCGTATTAGATAATATTATGTTTTTAAGCAGATACAGATGTTTCTGTGATAGGATCTTTGAAACCAAGAACATATGCAAGTACTGCAGAAATTGCAAAACTTAGTGCAAGTCCAATAATAGCGTACATAAATTCTCCGCCTACAAAAGCACTAAGAGTAGTTAATCCACCGAATACAAATGCGTTAGAAGAAACGTGAGCCCACCCCATAAAACCACCACCGATTGCTCCACCAATAATTGCTGCTATAAAAGGCTTCTTTAGTTTAACAGCTACACCGTAGATAGCTGGTTCTGTAATTCCAGCAAAAGCAATAGTTAAAACGGATGAAAGAGCGTAGCTCTTCATTTTCTTATTACGCGTTTTTAAAAATACTCCGAAAACAGCACCCATCATTGCAAAGTTTGTTGCAAAAGTTAGAGGAACAATATAATCATATCCTAATGTAGCAATATTATTAATCATGATGGGATTAACAGCCCAATGTAAGCCAAACATAACGAGAACGTTCCAACCACCACCGACTACTACTCCGGCCAATAAACCACTTGACTCAATCAAGGTATTCACTACTGAAGCAATGAACTCTCCGCCGTAAACTCCAATTGGTCCAATTGCGATAATTGTCAGAGGAACCATTATGACTAGAGAAATAAGAGGAACAAAAACTAGCTCCAAACCAGATGGAATTACCCGACGTAGAAAACGTTCCAAGTAACTATATACCCAGATTGATAAAATAATAGGAATAACAGTATATGCATAACTCATTAAGACAACGGGAATGCCTAAAAAGGAAGTTAATGCACCGTTACCTTGATTTCCCATAAGAGCGATAAAGTCTGGATTAATGAGAGAACCACCAATAAGTACTGCTATATAAGGGCTTACTTTAAATTTTAAAGCTGCAGTATAAGCAAGTTCAACTGGAAGAAAGTAAAAAACACTCATAGCTGTTACTGTTAAAATAGCATAAGTTCCACTGTCTTCGGATAAAATACCTGCTTGTGTCGCAAGTAATACTAATCCTCTTAAAATACCAGATCCTGCAAATGCAGGTAAAAGAGGTGTGAAAATGCCAGAAATTGTAGAGAATATATTACTCAGTATATTCTTACTGTCATTACTATCTTCATTATTATTATTATTATCATTAGCGAAACTATTATTATTTGACATAATAGTTTCTAATTCTGCATATACTTTATTAACTTCAGTTCCAATAATAATTTGATATTGTCCACCTTTCTCAATAATTGAAATAATACCTTCAGTATTATTGAGAATATCTGTATTAGTTTTAGACCTATCTTTTAAGTTTAGTCTTAATCTGGTTGCACAATGTGTCATACCTGATATATTAGCTGGTCCACCTACATTATCTAATACTATTTGAGCTAAATTTTTATAGTTCATTGTTTTCTCCTCACTTTTCTAAGATATAAAGCCTTTACATTTAGTGCAAACGTTTAAGGCAAATGCCTCTAACGTTTATTTTTTTCTATTTCGCTGATCATATTAACTCTATTTTCATGGCGCCCGCCTTCATATTCAGCATCTAACCATTCTTTAACAATCATCTTAGCTAATTCTGTACCTATAACTCGTGATCCAAATGCTAGTATATTTGTATTATTGTGTTCTCTCGAAAGCTTAGCAGAATATGGTTCGCTACAGACGACTGCACGTATACCTTCTACTTTATTTGCAGCAATTGAAATCCCTACGCCGGTTCCACAGATCAAAATACCTAAATCGAAATTATGGTTCGCAACATTTTCTGCTACTTTTTTTGAAAAGATAGGATAATCTGTACGCTCTGTGGTGTAAGGACCAAAATCATTAACCTCATGGCCTAATTCTTCTAAATAATCTATAATAGCTGGTTTTAATTCATAACCTACATGATCGCTGCCTATTGCAATTTTCATATTAATATATTCTCCTTCTCTTATCTATTTGAATTCAATATTTCTTTGTAACTTTTCTCTTTACCAAAAAGTGTAGAAGTTCCTAAAATGAAACCTTTTACACCGATTTTAGATAATCTTTCAATAACTTCTTCAGAGATAGCACCATCTACCATGATGTCATAATTATAATTCTCACCTAAAGATACTGCTTTTTTTATTTTTTCATCTACATAAGGTAAGTATTTCTGACCAGCAAAACCAGGATTTACAGTCATAATCATTAAGTAATCAATCAAAGGTAACAATTCACTTATTGATTCCAATGAGGTTCCAGGGTTAATTGCAATCCCAGCTTTTTTTCCTTTAAGTTTGATTTTTTGTAAAGTTCTTGCGGGATGAAGATCAGCTTCTGGATGAATATAAATAATATCTGCTCCCATATCAGCAAAAAGATCTACATATTTATCAGGATTTACAATCATTAAATGGACATCGACCATTTTTTTAGTAGCATTACGAATAAATTCAAAATCTTGTAATCCCATACCAAAGTTAGGCACGAATGAACCATCCATGATATCAATATGGAAAATATCTGTACCTGCCTCATCTAAAGATTTAACTTCTTGTTCAAGATTTCCAAAACTAGCACACATCATCGATGGACATAATAAGTTTTTCATATTACTCCTCCTTTAAATTTTTTAAAAATTACAATTTACTAAGCGAATGAGTAATCGTTTACTCATTTAGCAAAAAATATAAGACAAAATAGATTATTTAAGTTAGAATGAAATTGAGTAATCGTTTACCTAGATTTAGATTAGCATTTTTTTTAATAGCTGTCAATTAATAAAATAGAATATTATTGTAAGTATTTCATTATTATGGCAAGATTGATGATGTAACAAAAAAGGGGGTATCTAGATGGAGAATGTTTCCATAAAGGATATTGCAAAACTAAGTGGTGTTTCAGTTGCTACTGTATCAAGAGTAATCAATAATAATGGTCGTTTTTCTGAAGAAACAGGAAAAAAAGTTAGGGATATCATTGAATCAACAGGTTATAGAACTAACAGGATTGCTAAAAGTCTACGTACACAAAAAACACAGTCGATAGGTATTGTAGTACCAGATATAACAAATTTTTTCTTTTCAAATGTTGTACAAAAAATTGAAAAACATTTTTTTGACATAGGTTACTCGACTATTATTTGTAATACAGATAGAGATCCTAAAAAAGAAAAAACTTATTTGAAAATGCTAGAAAGTAAGATGGTTGATGGATTGGTAATCATTTCTGGCGTAAAGAAATTTGAACCAACTGATATTGGGATTAGTTTAATTCCTATAGTCTATATAGATAGAGAGCCAAATGATTCTGTAAATAGTATATTTATTTCTTCTGATCATTACCAAGCAGCGTATACTGCTACTTCTCATTTGATTAGACAAGGTTGTAAACACCCGGTGCTATTACTCTACGATCGTGCGTCATCTTCGTCAGAAAAAAGATTAAGTGGTTTTCTCGATGCGTTGAAAGAAAATCATATCTTCTCAAGTTTAGAAGAAAATATTTTCACGTTTCCATCTAGTTTTGATTTTGTAAATCTTGATAAAGAAGATGAATCATTTAGAAATTTCTTAACTAAAGAACAGAAAATTGATGGTATTTTTGCTGTTAATGATTTGCTAGGTGTATACGCCTTAGATGTTTTAAGAAAAGAAGGTAAAAAAGTTCCTGCTGATGTAAAAATAATTGGTTTCGATAATACTCCATATAGTCGTTTTACTACACCAAAATTATCATCTATTGAACAAAATATTCAAGAAATTGCAACATTAGCGTGTGATTCACTAAAGCAACTAATGGAGAATAATTATATTAAAACAGAAGCAAAACGTTTGGTTCCGGTAAAGTTAATTATAAGAGAAAGCTCTCAAACAAATAAATAATTAATAAGCAAAAAATAATAAAAAACAACTTAAAGATTATTTTAAGTTGTTTTTTATTATTTTTTTTCTTATTTATACTGGTATTTGATAATAATTTTTGGTAATGTTGCTAACCTCTATTTTATAGGGTTTTCTAGTGAATTATTTACTTAGGAAAACAGTTACCAAAAACACTTGTTTTTGGGAACGGTATTGCGAAAATTTTAATAAAATGGAAGACGTCAAGTTATGATATTATTAATAGAGTAAAATCCAATTTATTCATTATAGATTTAAGGAGATGATTATTATGTTTGGTGTGATAAAAGAAATAATAATTAACCACTACAATAATGGTACTTTGCAAGGCCGCATGGAATCTCTAAATAGACTACTAGAAAAAAATATGGAAGAAACCACTATATCGATATCAGAATATGAACTACTAAAAGAAACACTAGATGATTTAAGTACAAAATAAAACGCTATAAACTATTTTTCTATAGGAATGCTTAATTAGGTATAGGCTAGGTGTGCCGCTTACTACAATAGTAACCCAAAGTAAGAAAAGTTGAATTGGATATAAATAAGTTAATACTGTCATGTAAAGCAGAATAAGAGTCGAGAGCACAAAAAACGAAGTAGTATGAACTACACCGTTTTTTGTGTTCTTTTTTTGCACTACAAGGTTATATTTTTTATTTGGAATTTAGTACTGCAATTTTTCTATATAGGTTTTGAGTACGTGTATGGTCTGGATGCAGTCATTTAAGTCTGACCATTCTGCCGGGTTATGGCTGATGCCATCTTTACTCTTAACAAACAGCATGACTATCGGAATTTGTTCTCCGAGAACCATTGCATCGTGTCCTGCTCCGCTTGGCAAACGATAAGGACGAATGCTGTTTACTTTCATAGCCTCTTCAAGTAGCTCTTGCCGGTCTTCAGAAATTGGCACAGGTGGGCTCTTTAAGGTTTCTTTATACGTAACAGACAATTTGTGTGATACTCCAATTTCTTCTCCAAGCTGAATAATGCGGTTGACTAAGGTATTTCTTGATTCTTCATAGATATCTCTACTATCGACATACAAGGTAACTTTCCCAGGGATGACATTAACTCCATTAGGTTCTACATGAAGTTTTCCTACTGTGGCTACAGCGGTATCATTAATTTGCTGTGGAATTTGATTGAGTTTGACTATAAACTCACTGGCAGCAAGTAAGGCATCTTTCCGGTCATTCATCGGTGTATTTCCTGCATGACCCGCTTCTCCTTGAAAGGTGTATTCCAACCAGTGAGGTCCGGCAATTCCTGTCACAATTCCACAAGGAAGTTCTTCTTTTTCTAACCGTTTTCCTTGCTCGATATGTATTTCAATAAAGGTTTCGATATCATCCAAATCCCGTTTGGCATTAGAGTAACTTTCTAGACTTAACCCCACATCTTGCAATACTTCTTCAAAACTTTCTCCATTAGTGTCTTTCTTTTTTATCTTCTCGTCTAAGTCGCCTGATCCCATAAAAGCTTCACTTCCATTCAAACCACCATGGAATCTCGATCCTTCTTCATCAGAAAAAATAACGACTTCAAAAGGTTTTTCTGGTGTGAATTCTGTCTCTCTCCAAGCTTCTGCAACTTCCAAAGCAGATAATACTCCCAATGGACCATCGAAGTGTCCACCATTTGGGACACTGTCGACATGAGAACCGCTTAATACGGCAGGTACACCTGGGCGTTTGCCTTCCAGCCGACCAAATACATTGCCTGCTCCATCCTGATGTACAGAAAGTCCGGCTTCTTTCATCCATTTCATGACCAGTTCTTTTGCTTCTTTTTCTTCAAATGAAAAACCAGTACGATAAGAACCATTCTGTTCTGTTAATCCAATTTTTGACAAAGCTCCTAACCGTTCAGCTAATCGCTTACCGGAGACACCATTGTAATCAAGTGAAACGTCATACGTTTCAAGTAAATTTTCTTTTAAAGTAAAAATTTTTTTTTGGCTCATAAAAATCCCTCCTACTCATAATTATAACAGATGACTCACTATAGAATAGCTTATCTATAAAGGACACTTTTCGAGTGTCTAGTTTTTGGCTCATACACTAATGATTATTTTCAGGAACTCTTTATTTAGATTAAGTAGAAACCCCCACAAGTTAAGAAACAACAATATACTATCGGTATAACAAATAGCAAAAAAAATTGAACTACATTCTATAGGTAGAAATGAATGTAACTCAAGCAACTATATAGATATAGATACATACAAACAAATTAAAATGTTCTTAAAATGCTCCTGAGAGACACTTAAAATCAAAGAAATTGAAGAATAAAAGCCTAAGAAGCTTATTCTTCAATTTCTTTGATTTTTTCTTGATCCATATTTTGAAATGCTATCATTCGTTTAGTTTCTTTATCTAGGATTGATTTAGCAAAAGTTACAAAAGAATCTACGTCTTGAGTTGCTAAAATTTCAACATACTGTGCTTTTGTATCCTTTTCAATAATTAATGGAGGAAATCTCTCCTGTAATAAAGAATAGTTCATCATCATCCGACCAGTTCGGCCATTCCCATCTGAGAATGGATGAATCCGTTCAAACTGAATATGAGTATCCAAAATAGCCATTAACTTAGCTTCCCTATCTGTAGATATACTTAAACGATAATTTAAATTATCAATTAATTGAGAAACTAACAAAGGTGTTTCTGATGGTGAAGCTGTTTGAAATTCAGCACCTAAAATCATATTTTCATTCTTTTTAAATTGACCTTTATCGTATTGTAATCGATCTGTTAAATCAGCGTGTATCTCTTTAATAATGGTGGTAGAAAGGGTCTCTTCATTTATTAAATGATTTATCATATGATCAAAAGCTTGCTTGTGGTTCTCAATCTCATAAAATTCTCTAACTGTAGCACCGGAACTAATGGGTAAAGTACCATTTACAATGATAGAAACGGTAGCAGGTAAAGAAATAGTATTTCCCTCAATCCCTGCCGAATGATGAGCTAATCGTACTAAAATATCTTCAAAGTAGTCGCTAGTTATGGATTTGAAAAATTTATTCACTTGAAGGCCTCCTACATTTAATATCTACACAAAAGTATACTTACGCAAGCTATTCAACAGTGTCTGTGTGAGTATTCTTAAAATTATGAGCTTAAAAAGTCTTTTGGCATCTACGCATCTTTAAAGTTAACTATACAAAAGTATACTAGTATACTTTTGTATAGTTAACTTATTTTCTGCAAACTTATTTTTTTGAATGCTCGTAAAGATGTTCGTACATTTGATTGTAACCCTCTCTTTGACGGTTAGTTAAGCGTGCGTTTACATAACTTTCAATTAGCATTTGCATCATATCGTTTACAGTTGATTTATCCATTTCTTCTAATTCTTCAATAAAAGGTTTTAATGTATTTAGTCTTAGTAATACATCAGGAGATAATTTAGCTGTTTTTGTAGCTTTAAAAAAGTTTTCGGGTACCTTCTTCTCTTGTACTTTAAATTGTTTTTGAATTTGTGTTTTTTTGTTTTCAATTGGAAGATCATTTGGTGAATGGATAGGTGATCTACCAAAGTCATTAGTTCCTTTTATGGATACATTTTTTTCTTGGAGACTACTTTTTTGTCTTTTGATAATTGGTTCAAATGACTTACTCATAAAATACTCCCTTCTCCCATTCTAAGCAGTTAAATATTTTCTAAATACGCTTCATGGTCATTCAATTCATTTAAAACATCTATGAAAATTTGATGAGCTTTTCCATCCCACATTTCTACTTTTCCATTTGCATTAGTGTTCATGTGAACACCTTCTACATCATATACTTTTAAACGTTCTTGGTAATTTACAATAGTATCAATAACATTGCTGCCATACATTTCTCTTGCTTGATCTAAAACTCTAGTATCCACTCGTCCACCTTGTCTTAACATCATAGGAATAATTCCAACAACTTGTAAGTGGGCATTATAGTTTTCTGATAAAAATTGCATGTAAGCAATATATGTTTGGGCACCATCTAATGAGAGTTCTTGGGTTTGAAGAACAATAATACAATAATCGGCAGCTATCATAGCATTGTCTGAGTAATCAGATATCGTGGGAGGAACATCTATATAAATACGATCATAACTATTTTTGAAAGGCTCAATTAATTCTTTTAAATAAGAAATTTGAGCTATTTCATTATCTGGGTATTTATCAAAAAGAATCTTTGATAAATTTCTAAAGGATGTATTTGCTGGTATCATATCTAAATTATCCATGACATGAACGATTTCATCGGTAAGGTTTCCGTTTCGAAAACCATCAGTAATTGATTTTGATATGTTATCAAGATTTCCAGTTTTAGCAAGCACTCTAGTAGCATTGCCTTGAGGGTCCATATCAATAACTAAGATACGTTCCTTTAAATATGTAGCTGCTTCATATGCCAGCATAGTTACGGTTTTTGTTTTGCCAACCCCGCCCTTAAAGTTTCCAACAACATAAACTTTTCCGTTCATTTGTTTACCTCCTAATTTATACATAAGTATACTTATGTATAAATTTTAACATTTAAAAACATAATATGCAACGGTATACTACTGCGAAAGTTACTTATGTGTAGATGTAACAAAAATGAAATATAAGCATAAGTATACCAGTATACTTATGCTTAAGTTAAAAAGTATACTAGTATACCAGTATACTACGCACAAGTATACTGGTATACCAACGTATAAGTATACCAGAGTACTTGTGCGTTATCCTTATAATTCATTTAAATCACTGACATAGTAACAGTTCCCTATAAATTGTTTTCGTTTATACCTAATGAAAACTATACGTTAGTATACCAGTATACCGTTGTATATTTTTTTTTTAGCATGTAAAAACCGCTACACAAACTACGCGTTAGTATACTGGTATACTAACGTTATTTTCATACAGTATACTAGTATACTGTTGTATAGTTTGTTAATAGAAAAAAGCATTTACTTCACATTTTAAGTGCGTTAGGCTCGATATAACACTAAAATTAAATAAAAAAAAAGCCCCACGAATTGGCGTTCGTAGGACAACAAATTATTCTGATTTATGTATTGTCATTATACCAAGCACCTGGACAAATGGCAATTGGCTTTTTTACCAACACAGGAAGCCAAGCTGTGTGCGTGACAGCATTTAAGTAGACAGGTTAAGCATACGCCGCTGCAATAAGGAATGCTAGGAACAATCAAATAGGGTCGCTATATCCTCTATTGTTCTGAATGGTGACCACGACCGATTTGAACTGGTGGGGGCGGTAATCCAGGTCTGATTTAGACTGGTAGCTTAAAACAATACTCT
This portion of the Carnobacterium viridans genome encodes:
- a CDS encoding Fic family protein, translating into MNKFFKSITSDYFEDILVRLAHHSAGIEGNTISLPATVSIIVNGTLPISSGATVREFYEIENHKQAFDHMINHLINEETLSTTIIKEIHADLTDRLQYDKGQFKKNENMILGAEFQTASPSETPLLVSQLIDNLNYRLSISTDREAKLMAILDTHIQFERIHPFSDGNGRTGRMMMNYSLLQERFPPLIIEKDTKAQYVEILATQDVDSFVTFAKSILDKETKRMIAFQNMDQEKIKEIEE
- the rpiB gene encoding ribose 5-phosphate isomerase B → MKIAIGSDHVGYELKPAIIDYLEELGHEVNDFGPYTTERTDYPIFSKKVAENVANHNFDLGILICGTGVGISIAANKVEGIRAVVCSEPYSAKLSREHNNTNILAFGSRVIGTELAKMIVKEWLDAEYEGGRHENRVNMISEIEKNKR
- a CDS encoding M20 family metallo-hydrolase, yielding MSQKKIFTLKENLLETYDVSLDYNGVSGKRLAERLGALSKIGLTEQNGSYRTGFSFEEKEAKELVMKWMKEAGLSVHQDGAGNVFGRLEGKRPGVPAVLSGSHVDSVPNGGHFDGPLGVLSALEVAEAWRETEFTPEKPFEVVIFSDEEGSRFHGGLNGSEAFMGSGDLDEKIKKKDTNGESFEEVLQDVGLSLESYSNAKRDLDDIETFIEIHIEQGKRLEKEELPCGIVTGIAGPHWLEYTFQGEAGHAGNTPMNDRKDALLAASEFIVKLNQIPQQINDTAVATVGKLHVEPNGVNVIPGKVTLYVDSRDIYEESRNTLVNRIIQLGEEIGVSHKLSVTYKETLKSPPVPISEDRQELLEEAMKVNSIRPYRLPSGAGHDAMVLGEQIPIVMLFVKSKDGISHNPAEWSDLNDCIQTIHVLKTYIEKLQY
- a CDS encoding ParA family protein; the protein is MNGKVYVVGNFKGGVGKTKTVTMLAYEAATYLKERILVIDMDPQGNATRVLAKTGNLDNISKSITDGFRNGNLTDEIVHVMDNLDMIPANTSFRNLSKILFDKYPDNEIAQISYLKELIEPFKNSYDRIYIDVPPTISDYSDNAMIAADYCIIVLQTQELSLDGAQTYIAYMQFLSENYNAHLQVVGIIPMMLRQGGRVDTRVLDQAREMYGSNVIDTIVNYQERLKVYDVEGVHMNTNANGKVEMWDGKAHQIFIDVLNELNDHEAYLENI
- the rpe gene encoding ribulose-phosphate 3-epimerase — protein: MKNLLCPSMMCASFGNLEQEVKSLDEAGTDIFHIDIMDGSFVPNFGMGLQDFEFIRNATKKMVDVHLMIVNPDKYVDLFADMGADIIYIHPEADLHPARTLQKIKLKGKKAGIAINPGTSLESISELLPLIDYLMIMTVNPGFAGQKYLPYVDEKIKKAVSLGENYNYDIMVDGAISEEVIERLSKIGVKGFILGTSTLFGKEKSYKEILNSNR
- a CDS encoding PTS transporter subunit EIIC, with the translated sequence MNYKNLAQIVLDNVGGPANISGMTHCATRLRLNLKDRSKTNTDILNNTEGIISIIEKGGQYQIIIGTEVNKVYAELETIMSNNNSFANDNNNNNEDSNDSKNILSNIFSTISGIFTPLLPAFAGSGILRGLVLLATQAGILSEDSGTYAILTVTAMSVFYFLPVELAYTAALKFKVSPYIAVLIGGSLINPDFIALMGNQGNGALTSFLGIPVVLMSYAYTVIPIILSIWVYSYLERFLRRVIPSGLELVFVPLISLVIMVPLTIIAIGPIGVYGGEFIASVVNTLIESSGLLAGVVVGGGWNVLVMFGLHWAVNPIMINNIATLGYDYIVPLTFATNFAMMGAVFGVFLKTRNKKMKSYALSSVLTIAFAGITEPAIYGVAVKLKKPFIAAIIGGAIGGGFMGWAHVSSNAFVFGGLTTLSAFVGGEFMYAIIGLALSFAISAVLAYVLGFKDPITETSVSA
- a CDS encoding LacI family DNA-binding transcriptional regulator; translation: MENVSIKDIAKLSGVSVATVSRVINNNGRFSEETGKKVRDIIESTGYRTNRIAKSLRTQKTQSIGIVVPDITNFFFSNVVQKIEKHFFDIGYSTIICNTDRDPKKEKTYLKMLESKMVDGLVIISGVKKFEPTDIGISLIPIVYIDREPNDSVNSIFISSDHYQAAYTATSHLIRQGCKHPVLLLYDRASSSSEKRLSGFLDALKENHIFSSLEENIFTFPSSFDFVNLDKEDESFRNFLTKEQKIDGIFAVNDLLGVYALDVLRKEGKKVPADVKIIGFDNTPYSRFTTPKLSSIEQNIQEIATLACDSLKQLMENNYIKTEAKRLVPVKLIIRESSQTNK